The following coding sequences lie in one Spirosoma sp. KUDC1026 genomic window:
- a CDS encoding YqjF family protein, with protein sequence MAFTFLTAEWRNLIFANYAIDRRVLEPLVPYGTELDEFEGVCYGSLVGFYFQRVKMLGKIAVPFHTQFEEFNLRFYVRRKTDNGWQRGVVFVKEIVPKLAITLVANTLYGEPYATHPMRHRWQPDGDRQLIEYEWKVGAGWNHIRVLADQAGQALTPDSEEAFITEHYWGYTKRSALFGAGSRTSEYEVVHPQWRIYPVHDYSVRCDITTLYGPQFAPFFEGPPHSVFLADGSAVAIRSGATLQG encoded by the coding sequence ATGGCTTTTACGTTTTTAACCGCCGAATGGCGCAACCTGATTTTTGCCAATTACGCCATCGACCGGCGCGTGCTGGAGCCGCTTGTTCCCTACGGCACCGAACTCGACGAATTTGAAGGCGTCTGCTATGGGAGTCTGGTTGGCTTTTACTTCCAACGGGTCAAAATGCTCGGCAAGATAGCTGTACCCTTCCACACCCAGTTTGAAGAGTTTAACCTACGCTTCTACGTTAGGCGAAAAACAGACAATGGCTGGCAGCGCGGGGTTGTCTTTGTGAAGGAGATTGTACCCAAGCTGGCCATTACGTTAGTCGCAAACACACTCTACGGCGAGCCCTACGCTACCCATCCTATGCGACATCGCTGGCAACCTGATGGTGATCGGCAGTTAATTGAGTACGAATGGAAAGTAGGCGCTGGCTGGAATCATATACGGGTGTTGGCCGACCAGGCGGGGCAGGCCCTCACGCCTGATAGCGAGGAAGCGTTCATCACGGAGCACTATTGGGGGTACACGAAGCGATCGGCGCTGTTCGGCGCCGGATCGCGTACGTCGGAGTACGAAGTTGTACACCCGCAGTGGCGCATTTACCCCGTTCACGACTACTCTGTACGCTGCGATATCACCACGCTCTACGGGCCACAGTTTGCGCCCTTTTTTGAGGGACCTCCCCATTCCGTCTTCCTGGCCGATGGGTCGGCGGTGGCGATTCGGTCGGGCGCTACGTTGCAGGGGTGA
- a CDS encoding SusD/RagB family nutrient-binding outer membrane lipoprotein — MKRFYKPLVVALLGLTAMACNSIVDGLNVDPNNPTSATASLLLTGTEIANMATQEGMASRLTTIWDGYLSGADRQWLDYYNYNVSAGIYDTDWNLVFQGVNANALLTIEQATALGNRKMAAIAKILRANALATATELWGDIPFDQAGNSALYPNPAFEPQATVYTKLIALVDDAIADLNNGIGTVSTEDIHFGGDATKWKQTAYTLKARLLTDMKQYDAAYTAAQSGISAYANSLYAPHGSIANVNQNQFYTFLTIQRTGDIFAVGAYNVGLLNPAGTRYRGNSKTIETARYRFYYLENGVNTAGRIEPNTSGTSGFFAQNASFPLITYQENMLTLAEMALRSGKGFTTALGHLNAYRAFLNGGGYINTTYLTTGNYKYEAYTAADFAVGGIENADGISADNALLREILQERYVSFYGQHIGWNDERRNRNDPYGIKLTPNSGTRLPSRFIYSQNELNSNASAPKAFPTTFDVMSIYQ, encoded by the coding sequence ATGAAGCGATTCTATAAACCCCTTGTTGTGGCGCTCCTTGGTCTGACGGCAATGGCCTGCAACTCGATCGTCGATGGGTTGAACGTCGACCCGAACAATCCTACCAGTGCTACCGCCAGCCTACTGCTGACCGGTACCGAAATTGCCAACATGGCGACGCAGGAAGGCATGGCTAGTCGCCTGACCACCATCTGGGACGGGTATCTGAGCGGAGCCGACCGCCAGTGGCTTGACTATTACAACTACAATGTATCGGCCGGAATTTACGACACAGACTGGAACCTGGTCTTTCAGGGAGTGAATGCTAATGCCCTGCTAACCATTGAGCAGGCAACGGCATTGGGCAATCGGAAAATGGCAGCTATTGCCAAGATCTTGCGGGCTAACGCGCTGGCAACCGCGACCGAACTCTGGGGAGACATTCCGTTCGACCAGGCGGGTAACAGCGCCTTATATCCCAATCCGGCCTTTGAACCGCAGGCAACCGTATACACCAAACTGATTGCGCTGGTAGACGACGCCATCGCCGATCTGAATAACGGAATCGGTACTGTCTCGACGGAGGATATTCACTTTGGGGGCGATGCTACGAAATGGAAACAGACGGCCTATACGCTGAAAGCCCGACTGCTGACCGATATGAAACAATACGATGCGGCTTATACAGCGGCCCAGAGCGGGATTAGTGCCTACGCTAACTCTCTCTACGCACCCCACGGCTCCATCGCCAACGTCAATCAGAACCAGTTCTACACCTTCCTGACTATCCAGCGGACGGGTGATATTTTCGCAGTAGGGGCCTATAATGTAGGGCTGCTGAACCCCGCCGGTACGCGCTACCGGGGAAATAGCAAGACAATCGAAACAGCGCGTTACCGGTTCTATTACCTGGAAAACGGCGTGAATACGGCGGGGCGGATTGAACCCAACACGTCGGGAACCAGTGGATTCTTCGCGCAGAACGCCAGCTTCCCGCTCATTACGTATCAGGAGAACATGCTGACGCTGGCCGAAATGGCGTTACGTAGCGGCAAAGGCTTTACGACGGCACTGGGGCATCTGAACGCCTACCGGGCTTTCCTAAACGGCGGTGGCTATATTAACACCACCTATCTGACGACTGGCAACTACAAATACGAGGCCTACACAGCTGCCGACTTTGCGGTAGGTGGTATCGAAAACGCCGACGGTATCAGCGCTGACAATGCTTTGCTGCGTGAGATTTTGCAGGAGCGTTACGTATCGTTTTACGGTCAGCACATCGGCTGGAACGACGAGCGCCGGAACCGCAACGATCCGTACGGCATAAAGCTAACACCGAACAGCGGTACGCGGCTACCATCGCGGTTTATCTACTCGCAGAACGAATTGAACTCGAACGCCAGCGCACCAAAAGCTTTCCCGACGACGTTCGATGTGATGTCAATTTATCAGTAG
- a CDS encoding SusC/RagA family TonB-linked outer membrane protein, whose product MRKRLPLILLLFALYLPMQIWAQGRTVKGVVTSGEDNSPLPGVNVVIKGTSTGASTNAEGAYTITVPTNLVKNGVLVYSFIGMKSIEVPIGSQSTISVKLQRDETSLDEVIVSALGFKENADKLGSTAAKIDAKDLVRSGETGVINGMAGKAAGVLITRSAGDPGAGSYIQIRGQNTITGSTQPLVIVDGIPISNSTLGDQSAGVTQQSRLNDINPDDIASMQILKGASAAALWGSRAANGVIVITTKKGANSDKINISFSSTVSFDRANRLHPLQTSYGQGSGGVYQPTSAFSWGDKIASRAGGEDVVNTTGSRFEAYNGQTFYPIITKNSRETYNDARLAEVFRTGTYIDNNLAISGGNDKGNFYLSIGDLRQKGIINGQSDYYRTSVRFNTERRFNDIIKATTNAAYVRTTSNRIQRSNSVNGLYIGMLRTPPDFDSRPYKGNYFASPTASAIPNRQRSYRNYLGASANPIYNDPLWAIHELTNFSEVDRFIVNSEILITPSKWFDITARGGIDSYTDHRITNYPVNSAINSGLGSFEEGILKENEMNLDVIGRAFKDFGKDITSTLIVGFNINDRQYLNLGGTMNTFIIADAPPNFGNSLTANDAPYRTTTHRRMARLYSTLNLGFFNQVFLNASVAAESGSTFGSQTQSTFYYPSADVAWQFTQLPALRDNTLLSFGKLRASYGIVGVQPDAYRNTTTYVTASFSSWASALSGSGYGNGAYVRSGRQGDPFLRPERKTEWELGTDLRFFNNKLTAGFTYYQNKINDLLLDVATAGSTGYTSKYTNAGSMSNKGWELDLSYNLLQTKDFSWTLSGNLSRNINRVTNLAGTDIITLGGFSSTASTVARVGYAMSSLYGGTYARNDDGSLALNANGFPQVASSFGVIGDPNPDYRGGFGTSLSYRKFSLNVLFETFQGGDFYTGTQGVLTYFGTHADVGNEVTLTQALKNYAGQTIAAGTTVRGAIKDFGTGPVLLDQSYYTSIGGGFSTLVEQFIKDGSWTRLREVSLGYSFNSPKFRQKTRLQSIDLTVTGRNPILWTKIAGIDPETSLNGASNSRGQDYFNSPNTKSLLFSVKINY is encoded by the coding sequence ATGCGTAAACGATTACCGCTTATTCTACTACTTTTTGCGCTTTATCTGCCAATGCAGATATGGGCACAGGGCCGGACTGTTAAAGGCGTTGTTACGTCCGGCGAGGACAATTCTCCGCTGCCGGGTGTGAACGTTGTGATAAAGGGAACGTCGACCGGTGCTTCGACCAATGCCGAAGGCGCCTATACCATTACGGTTCCGACCAACCTGGTCAAAAATGGCGTACTGGTGTATTCGTTCATCGGTATGAAAAGCATAGAGGTTCCCATCGGGTCGCAAAGCACCATTTCGGTTAAGCTACAGCGGGACGAAACATCGCTCGATGAGGTGATTGTCAGTGCCCTGGGTTTCAAGGAAAATGCCGATAAACTGGGCTCTACGGCGGCCAAGATCGACGCCAAAGATCTGGTTCGCTCGGGCGAAACGGGCGTCATCAACGGCATGGCCGGGAAAGCCGCTGGCGTACTCATTACGCGCTCGGCCGGTGATCCTGGCGCGGGGTCATACATCCAGATCCGGGGGCAGAACACCATTACGGGCTCGACCCAGCCGCTGGTCATTGTGGACGGTATTCCGATCAGTAACTCGACCCTGGGCGATCAGTCGGCTGGCGTAACGCAGCAGTCGCGTTTGAACGACATCAACCCCGACGACATCGCGTCTATGCAGATCCTGAAGGGGGCATCGGCGGCTGCCTTATGGGGCTCACGGGCGGCTAATGGTGTAATCGTAATCACGACCAAAAAAGGGGCTAATTCCGACAAGATTAATATTTCGTTCAGCTCGACGGTTTCGTTCGACCGGGCCAATCGGCTGCACCCGCTGCAAACTAGCTACGGCCAGGGATCGGGCGGGGTGTATCAACCCACCAGTGCGTTCTCCTGGGGCGATAAAATTGCCAGCCGGGCGGGCGGGGAAGACGTAGTGAACACGACCGGTTCGCGCTTCGAAGCCTACAACGGCCAGACATTTTACCCGATTATAACGAAAAACTCGCGGGAGACCTATAACGATGCCCGATTGGCGGAGGTATTCCGGACGGGTACGTATATCGACAATAACCTGGCCATCAGTGGCGGTAACGACAAGGGGAATTTCTACCTGAGCATAGGTGATCTGCGTCAGAAAGGAATCATCAACGGGCAGAGCGATTACTACCGAACATCGGTGCGCTTCAACACGGAACGGCGCTTCAACGATATCATCAAGGCGACGACCAACGCGGCTTATGTCCGGACTACTTCGAACCGGATTCAGCGGAGTAACAGCGTGAACGGTCTCTACATTGGGATGCTGCGTACCCCGCCCGATTTCGACAGTCGTCCTTACAAGGGCAACTACTTCGCATCGCCAACGGCCAGCGCCATTCCCAATCGCCAGCGCTCTTACCGGAACTACCTGGGCGCGTCGGCCAACCCGATCTATAACGATCCGCTCTGGGCCATCCACGAGCTAACGAACTTCTCGGAAGTGGACCGATTTATCGTCAACTCCGAAATCCTGATCACTCCCTCGAAGTGGTTCGACATCACGGCGCGGGGCGGTATCGACAGCTACACTGATCACCGGATTACGAACTATCCCGTCAACTCGGCCATCAATAGCGGGCTGGGTTCGTTTGAGGAAGGAATCCTGAAAGAAAACGAGATGAACCTCGACGTGATTGGCCGGGCGTTTAAGGATTTCGGAAAGGACATCACGAGTACGCTGATCGTCGGCTTCAACATCAACGACCGGCAATACCTGAACTTGGGCGGTACGATGAACACCTTTATCATTGCCGATGCGCCACCAAACTTTGGTAATTCGCTGACGGCGAATGATGCGCCGTACCGCACCACGACCCACCGCCGGATGGCGCGCCTGTACTCGACCCTGAACCTAGGTTTCTTCAACCAGGTATTCCTGAACGCATCGGTAGCGGCAGAGTCGGGGTCGACTTTTGGCAGTCAGACACAGTCAACCTTTTATTATCCATCGGCCGACGTAGCGTGGCAGTTTACGCAACTGCCTGCCCTGCGCGACAATACTCTGCTATCGTTCGGTAAACTGCGGGCTTCCTACGGGATTGTAGGGGTCCAGCCCGATGCTTACCGGAACACCACGACCTACGTAACGGCCTCGTTCAGCAGTTGGGCCAGTGCGCTGAGCGGTTCGGGCTACGGCAATGGGGCCTACGTCCGCAGTGGTCGCCAGGGGGATCCGTTCCTGCGGCCCGAGCGTAAAACGGAGTGGGAGCTGGGGACCGATCTGCGGTTCTTCAATAACAAGCTGACGGCAGGCTTTACGTACTACCAGAACAAGATCAACGACCTACTGCTGGATGTAGCCACGGCGGGCTCAACGGGATATACCTCAAAATACACCAACGCCGGTTCCATGAGCAACAAAGGCTGGGAACTTGATCTGAGCTACAATCTGCTCCAGACCAAAGATTTCAGCTGGACACTATCGGGCAACCTGAGCCGGAACATCAACCGGGTAACGAATCTGGCCGGTACGGATATCATTACGCTGGGCGGGTTCAGCAGTACAGCCAGTACGGTAGCGCGGGTAGGGTACGCCATGTCGTCGCTCTACGGCGGTACATATGCCCGGAATGATGATGGGTCACTGGCGCTCAACGCCAACGGGTTTCCGCAGGTAGCCTCCTCATTCGGTGTGATCGGCGATCCAAACCCGGATTATCGGGGGGGCTTTGGTACCAGCCTGTCGTACAGGAAGTTTTCGCTGAATGTGCTATTCGAAACTTTCCAGGGTGGTGATTTTTACACGGGTACGCAGGGGGTCTTGACTTACTTCGGCACACACGCCGATGTAGGGAACGAAGTAACGCTGACCCAGGCGCTGAAAAACTACGCGGGCCAGACTATTGCCGCTGGTACGACGGTGCGTGGGGCGATCAAAGATTTTGGGACCGGGCCGGTACTACTCGACCAGTCGTATTATACTTCGATTGGGGGTGGGTTTAGTACGCTGGTTGAACAGTTTATCAAAGACGGTAGCTGGACCCGGCTGCGGGAAGTGTCGCTGGGGTACAGCTTCAACTCGCCCAAATTCCGGCAGAAAACCCGGCTGCAATCCATCGATCTGACCGTAACGGGACGAAACCCGATTCTGTGGACCAAGATTGCGGGTATCGATCCGGAAACATCCCTGAACGGAGCCAGCAACTCGCGGGGGCAGGATTACTTCAACAGCCCGAACACAAAATCGCTGCTGTTCAGCGTGAAAATCAATTACTAA